Proteins encoded in a region of the Eschrichtius robustus isolate mEscRob2 chromosome 16, mEscRob2.pri, whole genome shotgun sequence genome:
- the GLYR1 gene encoding cytokine-like nuclear factor N-PAC isoform X4 — protein MAAVSLRLGDLVWGKLGRYPPWPGKIVNPPKDLKKPRGKKCFFVKFFGTEDHAWIKVEQLKPYHAHKEEMIKINKGKRFQQAVDAVEEFLRRAKGKDQTSSHSSADDKNRRNSSEERSRPNSGDEKRKLSLSEGKVKKNMGEGKKRVSSGSSERGSKSPLKRAQEQSPRKRGRPPKDEKDLTIPESSTVKGMMAGPMAAFKWQPTVSEPVKDADPHFHHFLLSQTEKPAVCYQAITKKLKICEEETGSTSIQAADSTAVNGSITPTDKKIGFLGLGLMGSGIVSNLLKMGHTVTVWNRTAEKEGARLGRTPAEVVSTCDITFACVSDPKAAKDVLGPSGVLQGIRPGKCYVDMSTVDADTVTELAQVIVSRGGRFLEAPVSGNQQLSNDGMLVILAAGDRGLYEDCSSCFQAMGKTSFFLGEVGNAAKMMLIVNMVQGSFMATIAEGLTLAQVTGQSQQTLLDILNQGQLASIFLDQKCQNILQGNFKPDFYLKYIQKDLRLAIALGDAVNHPTPMAAAANEVYKRAKALDQSDNDMSAVYRAYIH, from the exons TGCCTGGATCAAAGTGGAACAGCTCAAGCCATATCATGCACATAAGGAGGAAATGATAAAGATTAACAAGGGGAAACGATTCCAGCAAGCTGTGGATGCCGTAGAAGAGTTCCTCAGGAGAGCCAAAGGGAAAGACCAG ACATCATCCCACAGTTCTGCTGATGACAAGAATCGGCGTAATTCCAGTGAGGAGAGAAGTAGGCCAAACTCAGGTGATGAGAAGCGCAAGCTTAGCCTGTCTGAAGGGAAGGTGAAGAAGAAcatgggagaaggaaagaagagggtgTCTTCAGGCTCTTCAGAGAGAGGCTCCAAGTCCCCTCTGAAAAGAGCCCAAGAGCAAAGTCCCCGGAAGCGGGGTCGGCCCCCAAAGGATGAGAAG GACCTCACCATCCCCGAGTCTAGTACTGTGAAGGGGATGATGGCCGGACCCATGGCCGCGTTTAAATGGCAGCCAACCGTGAGCGAG CCTGTTAAAGATGCAGACCCTCATTTCCATCACTTCCTGCTCAGCCAAACCGAGAAG CCAGCTGTCTGTTACCAGGCAATcacaaagaaattgaaaatatgtgaagag GAGACTGGGTCCACCTCCATCCAGGCAGCAGACAGCACGGCTGTGAATGGCAGCATCACACCCACAGACAAAAA gaTAGGATTTTTGGGCCTTGGCCTCATGGGAAGTGGCATCGTCTCCAACTTGCTAAAAATGGGTCACACGGTGACTGTCTGGAACCGGACTGCAGAGAAA GAGGGGGCCCGCCTAGGAAGAACCCCCGCTGAAGTCGTTTCAACTTGTGACATCACGTTTGCCTGCGTGTCGGATCCAAAGGCAGCCAAGGACGT GCTGGGCCCCAGTGGTGTGCTGCAAGGGATCCGCCCCGGGAAGTGCTACGTGGACATGTCAACAGTGGATGCTGACACAGTCACCGAGTTGGCCCAG GTGATTGTGTCCAGGGGGGGCCGCTTTCTGGAAGCCCCGGTCTCAGGGAATCAGCAGCTATCTAATGATGGGATGTTGGTGATCTTAGCAGCCGGAGACAGGGGCTTATATGAGGACTGCAGCAGCTGCTTCCAGGCAATGGGGAAGACCTCCTTCTTTCTAG GTGAGGTTGGCAACGCAGCTAAGATGATGCTGATCGTGAACATGGTCCAGGGGAGCTTCATGGCCACCATCGCTGAGGGGCTCACCCTGGCCCAAGTGACAGGCCAGTCCCAGCAGACACTCTTGGACATCCTCAATCAGGGGCAGTTGGccagcatcttcctggaccagaagTGCCAAA ATATCCTGCAAGGAAACTTTAAGCCTGATTTCTACCTGAAATACATACAGAAGGATCTCCGTCTAGCCATTGCGCTGGGTGATGCCGTCAACCATCCGACTCCTATGGCAGCTGCAGCCAATGAG gtgtaCAAAAGAGCCAAGGCACTGGACCAGTCTGACAATGACATGTCTGCCGTGTACCGAGCCTATATACACTAA
- the GLYR1 gene encoding cytokine-like nuclear factor N-PAC isoform X2, with amino-acid sequence MAAVSLRLGDLVWGKLGRYPPWPGKIVNPPKDLKKPRGKKCFFVKFFGTEDHAWIKVEQLKPYHAHKEEMIKINKGKRFQQAVDAVEEFLRRAKGKDQTSSHSSADDKNRRNSSEERSRPNSGDEKRKLSLSEGKVKKNMGEGKKRVSSGSSERGSKSPLKRAQEQSPRKRGRPPKDEKDLTIPESSTVKGMMAGPMAAFKWQPTVSEPVKDADPHFHHFLLSQTEKPAVCYQAITKKLKICEEETGSTSIQAADSTAVNGSITPTDKKIGFLGLGLMGSGIVSNLLKMGHTVTVWNRTAEKCDLFIQEGARLGRTPAEVVSTCDITFACVSDPKAAKDVLGPSGVLQGIRPGKCYVDMSTVDADTVTELAQVIVSRGGRFLEAPVSGNQQLSNDGMLVILAAGDRGLYEDCSSCFQAMGKTSFFLGEVGNAAKMMLIVNMVQGSFMATIAEGLTLAQVTGQSQQTLLDILNQGQLASIFLDQKCQNILQGNFKPDFYLKYIQKDLRLAIALGDAVNHPTPMAAAANEVYKRAKALDQSDNDMSAVYRAYIH; translated from the exons TGCCTGGATCAAAGTGGAACAGCTCAAGCCATATCATGCACATAAGGAGGAAATGATAAAGATTAACAAGGGGAAACGATTCCAGCAAGCTGTGGATGCCGTAGAAGAGTTCCTCAGGAGAGCCAAAGGGAAAGACCAG ACATCATCCCACAGTTCTGCTGATGACAAGAATCGGCGTAATTCCAGTGAGGAGAGAAGTAGGCCAAACTCAGGTGATGAGAAGCGCAAGCTTAGCCTGTCTGAAGGGAAGGTGAAGAAGAAcatgggagaaggaaagaagagggtgTCTTCAGGCTCTTCAGAGAGAGGCTCCAAGTCCCCTCTGAAAAGAGCCCAAGAGCAAAGTCCCCGGAAGCGGGGTCGGCCCCCAAAGGATGAGAAG GACCTCACCATCCCCGAGTCTAGTACTGTGAAGGGGATGATGGCCGGACCCATGGCCGCGTTTAAATGGCAGCCAACCGTGAGCGAG CCTGTTAAAGATGCAGACCCTCATTTCCATCACTTCCTGCTCAGCCAAACCGAGAAG CCAGCTGTCTGTTACCAGGCAATcacaaagaaattgaaaatatgtgaagag GAGACTGGGTCCACCTCCATCCAGGCAGCAGACAGCACGGCTGTGAATGGCAGCATCACACCCACAGACAAAAA gaTAGGATTTTTGGGCCTTGGCCTCATGGGAAGTGGCATCGTCTCCAACTTGCTAAAAATGGGTCACACGGTGACTGTCTGGAACCGGACTGCAGAGAAA TGTGATTTGTTCATCCAGGAGGGGGCCCGCCTAGGAAGAACCCCCGCTGAAGTCGTTTCAACTTGTGACATCACGTTTGCCTGCGTGTCGGATCCAAAGGCAGCCAAGGACGT GCTGGGCCCCAGTGGTGTGCTGCAAGGGATCCGCCCCGGGAAGTGCTACGTGGACATGTCAACAGTGGATGCTGACACAGTCACCGAGTTGGCCCAG GTGATTGTGTCCAGGGGGGGCCGCTTTCTGGAAGCCCCGGTCTCAGGGAATCAGCAGCTATCTAATGATGGGATGTTGGTGATCTTAGCAGCCGGAGACAGGGGCTTATATGAGGACTGCAGCAGCTGCTTCCAGGCAATGGGGAAGACCTCCTTCTTTCTAG GTGAGGTTGGCAACGCAGCTAAGATGATGCTGATCGTGAACATGGTCCAGGGGAGCTTCATGGCCACCATCGCTGAGGGGCTCACCCTGGCCCAAGTGACAGGCCAGTCCCAGCAGACACTCTTGGACATCCTCAATCAGGGGCAGTTGGccagcatcttcctggaccagaagTGCCAAA ATATCCTGCAAGGAAACTTTAAGCCTGATTTCTACCTGAAATACATACAGAAGGATCTCCGTCTAGCCATTGCGCTGGGTGATGCCGTCAACCATCCGACTCCTATGGCAGCTGCAGCCAATGAG gtgtaCAAAAGAGCCAAGGCACTGGACCAGTCTGACAATGACATGTCTGCCGTGTACCGAGCCTATATACACTAA
- the GLYR1 gene encoding cytokine-like nuclear factor N-PAC isoform X1: MAAVSLRLGDLVWGKLGRYPPWPGKIVNPPKDLKKPRGKKCFFVKFFGTEDHAWIKVEQLKPYHAHKEEMIKINKGKRFQQAVDAVEEFLRRAKGKDQTSSHSSADDKNRRNSSEERSRPNSGDEKRKLSLSEGKVKKNMGEGKKRVSSGSSERGSKSPLKRAQEQSPRKRGRPPKDEKDLTIPESSTVKGMMAGPMAAFKWQPTVSEPVKDADPHFHHFLLSQTEKPAVCYQAITKKLKICEEETGSTSIQAADSTAVNGSITPTDKKIGFLGLGLMGSGIVSNLLKMGHTVTVWNRTAEKCDLFIQEGARLGRTPAEVVSTCDITFACVSDPKAAKDLVLGPSGVLQGIRPGKCYVDMSTVDADTVTELAQVIVSRGGRFLEAPVSGNQQLSNDGMLVILAAGDRGLYEDCSSCFQAMGKTSFFLGEVGNAAKMMLIVNMVQGSFMATIAEGLTLAQVTGQSQQTLLDILNQGQLASIFLDQKCQNILQGNFKPDFYLKYIQKDLRLAIALGDAVNHPTPMAAAANEVYKRAKALDQSDNDMSAVYRAYIH; encoded by the exons TGCCTGGATCAAAGTGGAACAGCTCAAGCCATATCATGCACATAAGGAGGAAATGATAAAGATTAACAAGGGGAAACGATTCCAGCAAGCTGTGGATGCCGTAGAAGAGTTCCTCAGGAGAGCCAAAGGGAAAGACCAG ACATCATCCCACAGTTCTGCTGATGACAAGAATCGGCGTAATTCCAGTGAGGAGAGAAGTAGGCCAAACTCAGGTGATGAGAAGCGCAAGCTTAGCCTGTCTGAAGGGAAGGTGAAGAAGAAcatgggagaaggaaagaagagggtgTCTTCAGGCTCTTCAGAGAGAGGCTCCAAGTCCCCTCTGAAAAGAGCCCAAGAGCAAAGTCCCCGGAAGCGGGGTCGGCCCCCAAAGGATGAGAAG GACCTCACCATCCCCGAGTCTAGTACTGTGAAGGGGATGATGGCCGGACCCATGGCCGCGTTTAAATGGCAGCCAACCGTGAGCGAG CCTGTTAAAGATGCAGACCCTCATTTCCATCACTTCCTGCTCAGCCAAACCGAGAAG CCAGCTGTCTGTTACCAGGCAATcacaaagaaattgaaaatatgtgaagag GAGACTGGGTCCACCTCCATCCAGGCAGCAGACAGCACGGCTGTGAATGGCAGCATCACACCCACAGACAAAAA gaTAGGATTTTTGGGCCTTGGCCTCATGGGAAGTGGCATCGTCTCCAACTTGCTAAAAATGGGTCACACGGTGACTGTCTGGAACCGGACTGCAGAGAAA TGTGATTTGTTCATCCAGGAGGGGGCCCGCCTAGGAAGAACCCCCGCTGAAGTCGTTTCAACTTGTGACATCACGTTTGCCTGCGTGTCGGATCCAAAGGCAGCCAAGGAC CTGGTGCTGGGCCCCAGTGGTGTGCTGCAAGGGATCCGCCCCGGGAAGTGCTACGTGGACATGTCAACAGTGGATGCTGACACAGTCACCGAGTTGGCCCAG GTGATTGTGTCCAGGGGGGGCCGCTTTCTGGAAGCCCCGGTCTCAGGGAATCAGCAGCTATCTAATGATGGGATGTTGGTGATCTTAGCAGCCGGAGACAGGGGCTTATATGAGGACTGCAGCAGCTGCTTCCAGGCAATGGGGAAGACCTCCTTCTTTCTAG GTGAGGTTGGCAACGCAGCTAAGATGATGCTGATCGTGAACATGGTCCAGGGGAGCTTCATGGCCACCATCGCTGAGGGGCTCACCCTGGCCCAAGTGACAGGCCAGTCCCAGCAGACACTCTTGGACATCCTCAATCAGGGGCAGTTGGccagcatcttcctggaccagaagTGCCAAA ATATCCTGCAAGGAAACTTTAAGCCTGATTTCTACCTGAAATACATACAGAAGGATCTCCGTCTAGCCATTGCGCTGGGTGATGCCGTCAACCATCCGACTCCTATGGCAGCTGCAGCCAATGAG gtgtaCAAAAGAGCCAAGGCACTGGACCAGTCTGACAATGACATGTCTGCCGTGTACCGAGCCTATATACACTAA
- the ROGDI gene encoding protein rogdi homolog produces the protein MVAGQRAAAMATVMAATAAERAVLEEEFRWLLHDEVHAVLRQLQDILKEASLRFTLPGSGTEGPTKQENFILGSCGTDQVKGVLTLQGDALSQADVNLKMPRNNQLLHFTFREDKQWKLQQIQDARNHVSQAIYLLANRDESYQFRTGAEVLKLMDAVMLQLTRARNRLTTPATLTLPEIAASGLTRMFAPALPSDLLVNVYINLNKLCLTVYQLHALQPNSTKNFRPAGGAVLHSPGAMFEWGAQRLEVSHVHKVECVIPWLNDALVFFTVSLQLCQQLKDKISVFSSYWSYRPF, from the exons ATGGTCGCTGGGCAGCGAGCGGCGGCGATGGCGACCGTGATGGCAGCGACGGCGGCGGAGCGGGCGGTGCTG GAGGAGGAGTTTCGCTGGCTATTGCATGACGAGGTGCACGCCGTGCTGAGGCAGCTGCAGGACATCCTCAAG GAGGCCTCTCTCCGCTTCACTCTGCCGGGCTCAGGCACCGAGGGGCCCACAAAGCAGGAGAACTTCATCCTGGGCAGCTGTGG CACAGACCAGGTGAAGGGCGTGCTGACTCTGCAAGGGGATGCACTGAGCCAGGCG GACGTGAACCTGAAGATGCCCAGGAACAACCAGCTGCTGCACTTTACCTTCAGGGAGGACAAGCAGTGGAAGCTGCAGCAG ATCCAGGACGCCAGGAACCACGTGAGCCAAGCCATTTACCTCCTTGCCAACCGGGACGAGAGCTACCAGTTCAGGACAGGAGCAGAGGTCCTCAAG CTGATGGATGCCGTGATGCTGCAGCTGACCAGAGCCCGAAACCGGCTCACCACTCCAGCCACCCTCACTCTGCCTGAGATCGCTGCCAGCGGGCTTACG CGGATGTTCGCCCCTGCCCTGCCTTCTGACCTGCTGGTCAACGTCTACATCAACCTCAACAAGCTCTGCCTCACCGTGTACCAGCTGCATGCCCTGCAGCCCAATTCCACCAAG AACTTCCGCCCAGCCGGAGGTGCCGTGCTTCACAGCCCTGGGGCCATGTT CGAGTGGGGTGCACAGCGTCTGGAGGTGAGCCACGTGCACAAGGTGGAGTGTGTGATCCCGTGGCTGAACGACGCCCTCGTCTTCTTCACCGTCTCCCTGCAGCTCTGCCAGCAGCTCAAGGATAAG atCTCCGTGTTCTCCAGCTACTGGAGCTACAGGCCTTTCTGA
- the GLYR1 gene encoding cytokine-like nuclear factor N-PAC isoform X3, protein MAAVSLRLGDLVWGKLGRYPPWPGKIVNPPKDLKKPRGKKCFFVKFFGTEDHAWIKVEQLKPYHAHKEEMIKINKGKRFQQAVDAVEEFLRRAKGKDQTSSHSSADDKNRRNSSEERSRPNSGDEKRKLSLSEGKVKKNMGEGKKRVSSGSSERGSKSPLKRAQEQSPRKRGRPPKDEKDLTIPESSTVKGMMAGPMAAFKWQPTVSEPVKDADPHFHHFLLSQTEKPAVCYQAITKKLKICEEETGSTSIQAADSTAVNGSITPTDKKIGFLGLGLMGSGIVSNLLKMGHTVTVWNRTAEKEGARLGRTPAEVVSTCDITFACVSDPKAAKDLVLGPSGVLQGIRPGKCYVDMSTVDADTVTELAQVIVSRGGRFLEAPVSGNQQLSNDGMLVILAAGDRGLYEDCSSCFQAMGKTSFFLGEVGNAAKMMLIVNMVQGSFMATIAEGLTLAQVTGQSQQTLLDILNQGQLASIFLDQKCQNILQGNFKPDFYLKYIQKDLRLAIALGDAVNHPTPMAAAANEVYKRAKALDQSDNDMSAVYRAYIH, encoded by the exons TGCCTGGATCAAAGTGGAACAGCTCAAGCCATATCATGCACATAAGGAGGAAATGATAAAGATTAACAAGGGGAAACGATTCCAGCAAGCTGTGGATGCCGTAGAAGAGTTCCTCAGGAGAGCCAAAGGGAAAGACCAG ACATCATCCCACAGTTCTGCTGATGACAAGAATCGGCGTAATTCCAGTGAGGAGAGAAGTAGGCCAAACTCAGGTGATGAGAAGCGCAAGCTTAGCCTGTCTGAAGGGAAGGTGAAGAAGAAcatgggagaaggaaagaagagggtgTCTTCAGGCTCTTCAGAGAGAGGCTCCAAGTCCCCTCTGAAAAGAGCCCAAGAGCAAAGTCCCCGGAAGCGGGGTCGGCCCCCAAAGGATGAGAAG GACCTCACCATCCCCGAGTCTAGTACTGTGAAGGGGATGATGGCCGGACCCATGGCCGCGTTTAAATGGCAGCCAACCGTGAGCGAG CCTGTTAAAGATGCAGACCCTCATTTCCATCACTTCCTGCTCAGCCAAACCGAGAAG CCAGCTGTCTGTTACCAGGCAATcacaaagaaattgaaaatatgtgaagag GAGACTGGGTCCACCTCCATCCAGGCAGCAGACAGCACGGCTGTGAATGGCAGCATCACACCCACAGACAAAAA gaTAGGATTTTTGGGCCTTGGCCTCATGGGAAGTGGCATCGTCTCCAACTTGCTAAAAATGGGTCACACGGTGACTGTCTGGAACCGGACTGCAGAGAAA GAGGGGGCCCGCCTAGGAAGAACCCCCGCTGAAGTCGTTTCAACTTGTGACATCACGTTTGCCTGCGTGTCGGATCCAAAGGCAGCCAAGGAC CTGGTGCTGGGCCCCAGTGGTGTGCTGCAAGGGATCCGCCCCGGGAAGTGCTACGTGGACATGTCAACAGTGGATGCTGACACAGTCACCGAGTTGGCCCAG GTGATTGTGTCCAGGGGGGGCCGCTTTCTGGAAGCCCCGGTCTCAGGGAATCAGCAGCTATCTAATGATGGGATGTTGGTGATCTTAGCAGCCGGAGACAGGGGCTTATATGAGGACTGCAGCAGCTGCTTCCAGGCAATGGGGAAGACCTCCTTCTTTCTAG GTGAGGTTGGCAACGCAGCTAAGATGATGCTGATCGTGAACATGGTCCAGGGGAGCTTCATGGCCACCATCGCTGAGGGGCTCACCCTGGCCCAAGTGACAGGCCAGTCCCAGCAGACACTCTTGGACATCCTCAATCAGGGGCAGTTGGccagcatcttcctggaccagaagTGCCAAA ATATCCTGCAAGGAAACTTTAAGCCTGATTTCTACCTGAAATACATACAGAAGGATCTCCGTCTAGCCATTGCGCTGGGTGATGCCGTCAACCATCCGACTCCTATGGCAGCTGCAGCCAATGAG gtgtaCAAAAGAGCCAAGGCACTGGACCAGTCTGACAATGACATGTCTGCCGTGTACCGAGCCTATATACACTAA
- the SMIM22 gene encoding small integral membrane protein 22: protein MASLTEDVEQELSATAQQVLGKLWSHQLFQSKWDTGAFIIFLVFLGVVVLLLLVVCIHCCCCGCCQSRSSRSRKKHSVGFDNLALEP from the exons ATGGCCTCGTTAACGGAGGATGTGGAGCAGGAGCTGAGCGCCACAGCCCAGCAAGTGCTGGGGAAACTGTGGAGCCACCAGCTGTTCCAGTCCAAGTGGGACACCGGTGCCTTCATCATCTTCCTCGTCTTCCTCG GCGTCGTGGTGCTCCTGCTGCTGGTCGTCTGCATCCATTGCTGCTGCTGTGGCTGCTGCCAAAGCCGCTCCTCCAGGTCCCGGAAG AAACACTCCGTGGGATTTGATAACCTTGCCCTGGAGCCTTAA